Proteins encoded by one window of Lathyrus oleraceus cultivar Zhongwan6 chromosome 1, CAAS_Psat_ZW6_1.0, whole genome shotgun sequence:
- the LOC127093597 gene encoding uncharacterized protein LOC127093597, producing MEVAICPRAAEASFHVNLKKSGSTPLKFHRKERLHVVSIAAGMVHSMALTEDGALFYWVSSDPDLRCQQLYAMCGRNMVSISAGKYWTAAATATGDVYMWDGKKGKDKPLVATRMPGVKKATSVSVGETHLLIVASLYHPVYPIDMIDDSQKLKSSDINNMEEFNEDILFEDTDSHNTIYTVQNYNLRQRSTPSLKSLCEKAAAECLLEPRNAIQLLEIADSLGADDLKKYCEDIVMRNLDYIFSVSAHAVASASLDILASLEGLLDQRSSEAWSYRRLPTPTATLPVIIDSEEDDNEIECQKTYDKPMKISALKLEKAQRSGSFLQPKDDPDSEISKVVRAIRKKLQQIEMLETKQSKGYILDDQQMGKPQDKTCNTSNIKATKFKLLQCSR from the exons ATGGAAGTAGCTATTTGTCCACGTGCAGCAGAAGCCAGTTTTCATGT GAACTTAAAGAAAAGTGGAAGCACTCCTTTAAAGTTTCATCGCAAGGAACGACTTCACGTAGTTTCTATAGCTGCTGGAATGGTACACAGCATGGCTCTTACAGAAGATGGTGCATTATTTTATTGGGTCTCCTCAGATCCTGATCTTAGATGCCAGCAGTTATATGCAATGTGTGGGAGAAATATGGTGAGCATATCAGCTGGAAAGTACTGGACTGCAGCAGCGACAGCTACAGGTGATGTTTACATGTGGGACGGGAAGAAAGGTAAGGATAAGCCGCTTGTTGCAACTCGGATGCCGGGTGTAAAGAAGGCTACTTCAGTTTCAGTTGGTGAAACACATTTATTAATTGTGGCTTCCCTGTATCATCCTGTCTACCCTATCGACATGATtgatgattctcagaagctcAAGTCGAGTGACATAAATAATATGGAGGAGTTCAACGAAGACATTTTATTTGAGGATACCGATTCCCATAATACAATATATACAGTTCAAAATTATAATCTTAGACAGAGATCTACACCCAGCTTAAAAAGTCTTTGTGAAAAAGCAGCAGCAGAGTGTCTGCTGGAGCCACGGAATGCCATACAATTGCTTGAGATTGCTGATTCTCTTGGAGCAGATGATTTGAAGAAATATTGCGAGGACATTGTCATGCGCAATCTTGATTATATATTTTCAGTTTCAGCACATGCTGTAGCAAGTGCCTCACTAGATATTTTGGCGAGCCTCGAAGGGTTGTTAGACCAGAGATCGTCCGAGGCATGGAGTTACCGTCGACTCCCTACTCCAACTGCTACACTCCCCGTCATCATTGACAGTGAAGAGGATGATAATGAGATAGAGTGTCAAAAGACCTATGACAAACCCATGAAAATATCTGCACTGAAATTGGAGAAAGCTCAAAGGTCAGGTTCCTTTCTACAGCCCAAGGATGATCCTGATAGTGAAATCTCCAAAGTAGTTCGAGCTATAAGGAAGAAGTTGCAGCAGATTGAGATGCTCGAAACTAAGCAGTCTAAAGGATATATTCTCGATGACCAACAGATGGGCAAACCACAAGACAAAACCTGCAATACATCCAACATAAAAGCAACCAAGTTCAAACTCTTACAATGCAGTAGGTGA